One part of the Fusobacterium pseudoperiodonticum genome encodes these proteins:
- a CDS encoding PepSY domain-containing protein, producing the protein MKRLLLVGAIIIGSLGFSTNALATLSQEQIKTIVKKEVPNGQLTKFELNRENGRKVYEVEVMDGNVEKEFKIDAETGEVIKFKTEKKVVKKAKKEPKISYDRAKEIALKQSKNGKFKEIELKHKNGVLVYDVEIAEGFMDREFLIDAMTGEILRDKKDF; encoded by the coding sequence ATGAAGAGATTATTGTTAGTAGGAGCAATTATCATTGGAAGTTTAGGGTTTTCAACAAATGCTTTAGCTACATTGAGTCAGGAGCAAATAAAAACAATAGTAAAAAAAGAAGTTCCTAATGGACAACTAACTAAATTTGAACTGAATAGAGAAAATGGAAGAAAAGTCTATGAAGTTGAAGTTATGGATGGAAATGTTGAGAAGGAATTTAAAATAGATGCTGAGACAGGCGAAGTTATAAAGTTTAAAACTGAAAAAAAAGTAGTAAAAAAAGCAAAAAAAGAACCAAAAATTTCTTATGATAGAGCTAAAGAAATTGCATTAAAGCAATCTAAAAATGGAAAGTTTAAAGAAATAGAATTAAAACATAAAAATGGTGTTTTAGTATACGATGTAGAAATTGCAGAAGGATTTATGGATAGAGAATTCTTAATCGATGCAATGACAGGAGAAATCCTAAGAGATAAAAAAGATTTTTAA
- a CDS encoding riboflavin synthase subunit alpha, with translation MEILDKKSNRMSRANAGVSERSEFPDLQRILDFLSLRNLLSNELFFTFLFIYN, from the coding sequence ATGGAAATTTTAGATAAAAAATCAAATAGAATGAGCCGAGCAAATGCAGGAGTGTCTGAACGAAGTGAGTTTCCTGATTTGCAGCGAATTCTTGATTTTTTATCGTTAAGAAATTTACTCAGTAACGAATTATTTTTTACTTTTTTATTTATATACAACTAA
- the serS gene encoding serine--tRNA ligase: MLELKFMRENVEMLKEMLKNRNSNIDMDAFVALDAKRREVLSEVEALKRDRNNVSAEIANLKKEKKDANHLIEKMGGVSAKIKELDAELVEIDEEIKNIQMTIPNVYHPSTPIGPDEDSNKEIRRWGEPRKFDFEPKAHWDIGEGLGILDFERGSKLSGSRFVLYRGAAARLERALISFMLDTHTLEHGYTEHITPFMVKAEVCEGTGQLPKFEEDMYKTTDDMYLISTSEITMTNIHRKEILEQSELPKYYTAYSPCFRREAGSYGRDVKGLIRLHQFNKVEMVKITDAESSYDELEKMVNNAETILQRLELPYRVIQLCSGDLGFSAAKTYDLEVWLPSQNKYREISSCSNCEAFQARRMGLKYKVTNGSEFCHTLNGSGLAVGRTLVAIMENYQQEDGSFLVPKVLIPYMGGIDVIKK; encoded by the coding sequence ATGTTAGAACTAAAATTTATGCGTGAAAATGTTGAAATGCTAAAGGAAATGCTAAAAAACAGAAACAGCAACATCGATATGGATGCTTTTGTTGCACTAGATGCAAAAAGAAGAGAAGTTCTATCGGAAGTAGAAGCTTTAAAAAGAGATAGAAATAATGTTTCAGCTGAAATAGCTAATTTGAAAAAAGAAAAAAAGGATGCTAATCATCTAATTGAAAAAATGGGAGGAGTTTCTGCTAAAATTAAAGAATTAGATGCTGAACTTGTAGAAATAGATGAAGAAATTAAAAATATTCAAATGACTATTCCTAATGTTTATCACCCTTCAACACCTATTGGACCTGATGAAGATTCTAATAAAGAAATCAGAAGATGGGGAGAACCTAGAAAATTTGACTTTGAGCCTAAAGCTCACTGGGATATTGGAGAAGGTTTAGGAATATTGGACTTTGAAAGAGGATCTAAATTAAGTGGTTCAAGATTCGTTCTATATAGAGGAGCTGCTGCTAGATTAGAAAGAGCTTTAATCAGCTTTATGCTTGATACTCATACTTTAGAACATGGATATACTGAACATATAACTCCATTTATGGTTAAAGCTGAAGTTTGTGAAGGAACAGGACAATTACCAAAATTTGAAGAAGATATGTATAAGACAACTGATGATATGTACTTAATCTCTACTTCAGAAATCACTATGACTAATATTCATAGAAAAGAAATTTTAGAGCAATCTGAATTACCTAAGTATTACACTGCTTATTCTCCTTGTTTCAGAAGAGAAGCAGGATCTTATGGTAGAGATGTAAAAGGACTTATCAGATTACACCAATTCAATAAAGTTGAAATGGTTAAAATTACAGATGCTGAATCTTCTTATGATGAATTAGAAAAAATGGTTAACAATGCTGAAACAATTTTACAAAGATTAGAATTACCATATCGTGTAATACAACTTTGTTCAGGAGACTTAGGTTTCAGTGCTGCTAAGACTTATGACTTAGAAGTTTGGTTACCATCTCAAAATAAATATAGAGAAATTTCTTCTTGTTCAAACTGTGAAGCTTTCCAAGCTAGAAGAATGGGATTAAAATATAAAGTAACTAATGGAAGTGAATTCTGTCATACTCTAAATGGATCAGGACTTGCTGTTGGAAGAACATTGGTTGCTATAATGGAAAACTATCAACAAGAAGATGGTTCTTTCTTAGTGCCTAAAGTTCTTATACCTTATATGGGTGGAATAGATGTTATTAAAAAGTAG
- the eutJ gene encoding ethanolamine utilization protein EutJ: MNLDKVNKYIKEFEKTITKPRTNFDKSKFFVGVDLGTANIMITILDKDGKPVAGAAQRSRVVKDGIVVDFMGAISIVRKLKEELEEKLGIEITEGYTAIPPGVEQGSVKAIVNVVESAGIDVKKVVDEPTAASYVLGITDGVVVDLGGGTTGISILKDGKVVFVADEPTGGTHMTLVIAGSYGVDFETAEDIKTDKKREKEVCIQITPVLQKMASIVKKYISGYDVKDIYLVGGACSFEDSEKIFAKELGLNIHKPYMPLYITPIGIALAGLKD; the protein is encoded by the coding sequence ATGAATTTAGATAAAGTTAATAAATATATAAAAGAATTTGAAAAAACGATTACTAAACCTAGAACTAATTTTGACAAGAGTAAATTTTTTGTTGGAGTAGATTTAGGTACGGCTAACATAATGATAACTATTTTAGATAAAGATGGAAAACCTGTTGCAGGTGCAGCTCAACGTTCAAGAGTTGTTAAAGATGGTATAGTTGTAGATTTCATGGGAGCTATTTCTATAGTTAGAAAGCTAAAAGAAGAGCTAGAAGAAAAATTAGGTATAGAAATAACTGAAGGTTACACTGCTATTCCACCAGGAGTGGAGCAAGGTAGTGTTAAAGCCATTGTGAATGTTGTTGAATCAGCTGGTATAGATGTTAAAAAGGTTGTGGACGAACCAACTGCTGCTTCCTATGTTCTAGGTATAACTGATGGAGTTGTTGTTGACTTAGGTGGTGGAACAACAGGTATCAGTATACTTAAAGATGGTAAGGTTGTCTTTGTTGCAGATGAACCAACTGGTGGAACACATATGACTTTAGTTATAGCAGGAAGCTATGGAGTGGATTTTGAAACAGCTGAAGATATAAAGACTGATAAGAAAAGAGAAAAAGAAGTTTGTATACAAATAACTCCTGTTTTACAAAAAATGGCTTCTATAGTAAAAAAATATATAAGTGGTTATGATGTCAAAGACATATATTTAGTTGGTGGAGCTTGTAGCTTTGAAGATAGTGAAAAGATTTTTGCAAAAGAATTAGGATTGAATATTCATAAACCTTATATGCCTTTATATATAACTCCTATCGGCATTGCCTTGGCAGGATTAAAAGACTAA
- a CDS encoding HPr family phosphocarrier protein, which produces MKSVKVHIKNKKGLHARPSSLFVQLVTKYDSDITVKSEDETVNGKSIMGLMLLAAEEGRELELIADGPDEDEMLAELVDLIEVKKFNEE; this is translated from the coding sequence ATGAAATCAGTAAAAGTACATATAAAAAACAAAAAAGGTTTGCATGCAAGACCTTCGTCACTATTTGTTCAATTAGTTACAAAGTATGATTCTGACATAACAGTAAAGTCTGAAGATGAAACTGTTAATGGTAAAAGCATTATGGGGCTTATGCTTCTAGCTGCCGAAGAAGGTAGAGAACTTGAATTGATAGCAGATGGTCCAGATGAAGATGAAATGCTAGCAGAACTTGTAGATTTAATAGAAGTAAAAAAATTTAATGAGGAGTAA
- a CDS encoding bifunctional 4-hydroxy-3-methylbut-2-enyl diphosphate reductase/30S ribosomal protein S1, translating to MEIIRAKHMGFCFGVLEAINVCNSLVEEKGRKYILGMLVHNKQVVEDMERKGFKLVKEEELLEDIDDLKENDIVVVRAHGTSKNVHEKLKERKVKVYDATCVFVNKIRQEIEIANEKGYSILFMGDKNHPEVKGIISFADNIQIFESLEEAMKVKIDADKTYLLSTQTTLNKKKFEEVKKYFKENYQNVIIFDKICGATAVRQKAVEDLAMKADIVIIVGDTKSSNTKKLYEISKKLNSESYLVENEEQLDLTIFRGKEVIGITAGASTPEETIMNIEKKIRGTYKMPNVNENQNEFLEMLEGFLPNQEKRVEGTIESMDQNYSYLDVPGERTAVRVRTEELKGYKVGDTVEVLITGVSEEDDDQEYIIASRKKIEVEKNWEKIEDSFKNKTVLEGEVTKKIKGGYLVQALFHAGFLPNSLSEIPENEEKVNGRKVQVIVKDIKVDPKDKRNKKITYSVKDIKLAEQAKEFAGLEVGQTVDCVVTEVLEFGLAVDINALKGFIHISEVSWKRLDKLADAYKVGDKIKAVVVSLDEAKKNVKLSIKRLEADPWATVADEFKVGDEVDGVVTKVLPYGAFVEIKAGVEGLVHISDFSWTKKKVNVAEYVKEGEKVKVKITDLHPEDRKLKLGIKQLVANPWDSAEKDYAVDTVIKGKVVEVKPFGIFVELTDGIDAFVHSSDYNWIGEETPKFEIGNEVELKITELDLNDRKIKGSLKALRKSPWEHAMEEYKVGTTVEKKIKTVADFGLFVELTKGIDGFIPTQYASKEFIKNIRDKFNEGDVVKARVVEVNKDTQKIKLSIKEIEREEAKREEREQIEKYSVSSSEE from the coding sequence ATGGAAATTATTAGGGCAAAACATATGGGATTTTGCTTTGGGGTATTAGAAGCCATAAATGTTTGTAACTCTTTGGTTGAAGAAAAAGGTAGAAAATATATTTTAGGAATGCTTGTTCATAATAAGCAAGTGGTTGAAGATATGGAAAGAAAAGGCTTCAAGCTTGTTAAAGAAGAAGAGTTACTAGAAGATATTGATGACTTAAAAGAGAATGATATAGTGGTAGTAAGAGCTCATGGAACTTCTAAAAATGTTCATGAGAAATTAAAAGAAAGAAAAGTAAAAGTTTATGACGCTACTTGTGTTTTTGTCAATAAGATAAGGCAAGAAATAGAAATAGCAAATGAAAAGGGATATAGCATTCTATTTATGGGGGATAAAAATCATCCAGAAGTAAAAGGAATTATCTCCTTTGCTGATAATATACAAATCTTTGAAAGTTTAGAAGAAGCTATGAAAGTTAAAATAGACGCAGATAAAACTTATTTACTTTCTACTCAAACAACTTTAAATAAAAAAAAGTTTGAAGAGGTGAAAAAATATTTCAAAGAAAACTATCAAAATGTGATAATTTTTGATAAAATATGTGGTGCAACAGCAGTCAGACAAAAAGCTGTTGAAGATTTAGCTATGAAGGCTGATATAGTAATAATAGTTGGAGATACAAAAAGCTCAAATACAAAAAAGTTATACGAAATATCTAAAAAATTAAATTCAGAGAGCTACCTTGTTGAAAATGAGGAGCAGTTGGACTTAACTATTTTTAGAGGGAAAGAAGTAATAGGAATTACTGCAGGAGCGTCAACACCAGAAGAAACAATAATGAATATAGAAAAAAAAATAAGGGGGACATATAAAATGCCTAATGTAAATGAAAACCAAAACGAATTCTTAGAAATGTTAGAAGGATTCCTACCAAACCAAGAAAAAAGAGTAGAAGGAACTATAGAATCTATGGATCAAAACTATTCATATCTTGATGTTCCTGGTGAAAGAACAGCAGTAAGAGTTAGAACAGAAGAATTAAAAGGATATAAAGTGGGAGATACTGTTGAAGTATTGATTACAGGTGTATCAGAAGAAGATGACGATCAAGAGTACATCATCGCATCAAGAAAGAAGATTGAAGTTGAAAAGAACTGGGAAAAAATCGAAGACTCTTTCAAAAATAAAACTGTTTTAGAAGGAGAAGTTACAAAGAAAATAAAAGGTGGATACTTAGTACAAGCTTTATTCCATGCAGGATTCTTACCTAATTCATTATCAGAAATTCCTGAAAATGAAGAAAAAGTTAATGGAAGAAAAGTTCAAGTTATAGTAAAAGATATTAAAGTTGATCCTAAAGATAAAAGAAATAAGAAAATTACTTACTCTGTAAAAGACATTAAATTAGCAGAACAAGCTAAAGAATTTGCAGGATTAGAAGTTGGACAAACTGTTGACTGTGTTGTAACAGAAGTTTTAGAATTTGGTTTAGCAGTTGACATAAATGCTTTAAAAGGATTTATTCATATTTCTGAAGTATCTTGGAAGAGATTAGATAAGTTAGCAGATGCTTATAAAGTTGGAGATAAAATCAAAGCTGTAGTTGTTTCTTTAGATGAAGCAAAGAAAAATGTAAAATTATCTATTAAGAGATTAGAAGCAGATCCATGGGCAACAGTTGCTGATGAATTTAAAGTTGGAGATGAAGTTGATGGAGTTGTAACAAAAGTTTTACCTTATGGTGCTTTTGTTGAAATTAAAGCTGGAGTAGAAGGTCTTGTACATATTTCTGATTTTAGCTGGACTAAAAAGAAAGTTAATGTTGCTGAATATGTAAAAGAAGGAGAAAAAGTTAAAGTTAAAATAACTGACTTACATCCAGAAGATAGAAAATTAAAATTAGGAATCAAACAATTAGTTGCTAATCCTTGGGATAGTGCTGAAAAAGACTATGCAGTTGATACTGTTATCAAAGGAAAAGTTGTTGAAGTTAAACCATTTGGAATTTTTGTTGAATTAACAGATGGAATAGATGCTTTCGTTCATAGCTCAGACTATAACTGGATAGGAGAAGAAACTCCTAAATTTGAAATAGGAAACGAAGTTGAATTAAAAATAACTGAACTTGATTTAAATGACAGAAAAATCAAAGGAAGTTTAAAAGCATTAAGAAAAAGTCCTTGGGAACATGCAATGGAAGAATACAAAGTTGGAACAACAGTTGAAAAGAAAATAAAAACTGTAGCTGACTTTGGATTATTCGTTGAATTAACAAAAGGAATAGATGGATTTATTCCTACTCAATATGCATCTAAAGAATTCATTAAAAATATCAGAGATAAATTTAATGAAGGAGATGTAGTTAAAGCTCGTGTTGTAGAAGTAAATAAAGATACACAAAAAATTAAATTATCTATTAAAGAAATAGAAAGAGAAGAAGCAAAAAGAGAAGAAAGAGAACAAATAGAAAAATACTCTGTTTCATCTTCAGAAGAATAA
- a CDS encoding DUF4261 domain-containing protein: MSSAFTGFVLLNETKFDKEKFLKDLKEDWKITLDLGGEDENKEKDMLVGNIGDIMVAVALMPAPIPNNEAVESAKTNYRWPDAVKVAEEHKAHILVSLLGEPDLIEGAKLYTKIVSALTKQENCTGINVLGTVLNPDMYRDFTEYYEENDMFPVENMIFIGLYAVEDNKVSAYTYGMEAFGKKEMEIIASSQNPEDIYYFLQGVADYVITSDVILQDGETIGFSAEQKISITHSKAVAVNGVSIKLAF; this comes from the coding sequence ATGAGTAGTGCATTTACAGGTTTTGTATTATTAAACGAAACTAAATTTGATAAAGAAAAGTTTTTAAAAGATTTAAAAGAAGATTGGAAAATTACATTAGATTTAGGTGGAGAAGACGAAAATAAAGAAAAAGATATGTTGGTTGGAAATATTGGAGATATAATGGTTGCTGTTGCTTTAATGCCAGCTCCTATTCCTAACAATGAGGCAGTAGAAAGTGCAAAGACAAACTACAGATGGCCAGATGCAGTTAAAGTAGCTGAAGAACATAAGGCTCATATTTTAGTTTCTTTATTGGGAGAGCCAGACTTAATAGAAGGTGCAAAGTTATATACAAAGATTGTATCAGCACTTACAAAACAAGAAAATTGTACAGGAATTAATGTCTTAGGAACAGTTTTAAACCCTGATATGTATAGAGATTTTACAGAATACTATGAAGAAAATGACATGTTTCCAGTTGAAAATATGATATTCATAGGATTATATGCAGTAGAAGATAATAAAGTGAGTGCCTATACTTATGGTATGGAAGCATTTGGAAAAAAAGAAATGGAAATAATAGCTAGCTCACAAAATCCAGAAGATATTTATTATTTCTTACAAGGAGTAGCTGACTATGTTATAACTTCTGATGTTATATTACAAGATGGTGAAACAATAGGTTTCTCAGCTGAGCAAAAAATTTCTATAACTCATTCAAAAGCTGTAGCTGTTAATGGAGTGTCAATAAAATTAGCTTTTTAA
- the pykF gene encoding pyruvate kinase PykF, producing MKKTKIVCTIGPVTESVETLKELLNRGMNVMRLNFSHGDYEEHGTRIKNFRQAMSETGKRAGLLLDTKGPEIRTMSLEDGKDVSIKAGQKFTFTTDQSVVGNSERVAVTYPDFAKDLKVGDMILVDDGLIELDVTEIKGNEVICIARNNGELGQKKGINLPNVSVNLPALSEKDIEDLKFGCKNNIDFVAASFIRKAEDVREVRRILHENGGDRIQIISKIESQEGLDNFDEILEESDGIMVARGDLGVEIPVEDVPCAQKMMIKKCNRAGKPVITATQMLDSMIKNPRPTRAEANDVANAIIDGTDAIMLSGETAKGKYPLEAVEVMDKIARKVDPTIVPFFVKHVTTKNDITSAVAEGSADISERLNAKLIIVGTESGRAARDMRRYFPKADILAITNNEKTANQLILTRGVIPYVDATPKTLEEFFILGEAVAKKLNLVEKGDIVIATCGESVFIQGTTNSIKVIQVKA from the coding sequence TTGAAAAAAACAAAAATAGTTTGTACTATTGGTCCTGTGACTGAATCAGTAGAAACTTTAAAAGAGCTATTAAATAGAGGAATGAATGTGATGAGATTAAATTTTTCTCATGGGGATTACGAAGAACATGGAACAAGAATAAAGAATTTTAGACAAGCTATGTCTGAAACTGGAAAAAGAGCAGGTCTATTACTAGATACTAAGGGACCTGAGATAAGAACAATGTCTTTGGAAGATGGAAAAGATGTAAGTATAAAAGCTGGGCAAAAATTTACATTTACAACAGATCAATCAGTTGTTGGGAATAGTGAAAGAGTTGCAGTAACTTATCCAGACTTTGCAAAAGACTTAAAAGTTGGAGATATGATCCTTGTAGATGATGGTCTAATAGAATTAGATGTTACAGAAATAAAAGGAAACGAAGTTATATGTATAGCCAGAAATAATGGAGAATTAGGACAAAAGAAAGGTATAAATCTACCTAATGTTTCTGTTAATTTACCAGCTTTATCTGAAAAAGATATAGAAGATTTAAAATTTGGTTGTAAAAATAATATAGATTTCGTTGCAGCTTCATTTATAAGAAAGGCTGAAGACGTAAGGGAAGTTAGAAGAATTCTTCATGAAAATGGTGGAGATAGAATACAAATAATTTCTAAAATAGAAAGCCAAGAAGGTTTAGATAACTTTGATGAAATCTTAGAAGAATCTGATGGAATCATGGTAGCAAGAGGAGATTTAGGAGTAGAAATTCCTGTTGAAGATGTTCCTTGTGCACAAAAGATGATGATTAAAAAATGTAATAGAGCAGGAAAACCTGTTATTACAGCTACTCAAATGCTAGATTCTATGATTAAGAATCCAAGACCAACAAGAGCGGAAGCAAATGACGTTGCTAATGCTATAATAGATGGAACAGATGCTATAATGCTTTCTGGAGAAACTGCAAAAGGAAAATATCCTTTAGAAGCAGTTGAAGTAATGGATAAAATTGCTAGAAAAGTTGACCCAACTATAGTTCCATTTTTTGTAAAACATGTTACAACTAAAAATGATATAACTTCTGCTGTTGCTGAAGGAAGTGCTGATATAAGTGAAAGATTAAATGCAAAACTAATAATAGTTGGTACAGAATCTGGAAGAGCTGCAAGAGATATGAGAAGATATTTCCCTAAGGCAGATATCTTAGCTATAACTAATAATGAAAAGACAGCTAACCAATTAATCCTAACAAGAGGAGTAATTCCTTATGTTGATGCAACACCAAAAACATTAGAAGAATTCTTTATTTTAGGGGAAGCAGTTGCTAAAAAATTGAATTTAGTTGAAAAAGGTGATATAGTAATAGCAACTTGTGGAGAAAGTGTATTTATCCAAGGAACAACAAACTCAATTAAAGTTATACAAGTAAAAGCATAG
- the eno gene encoding phosphopyruvate hydratase, translating into MTGIVEVIGREILDSRGNPTVEVDVVLECGARGRAAVPSGASTGSHEAVELRDEDKSRYLGKGVLKAVNNVNTEIREALLGMDALNQVAIDKLMIELDGTPNKGRLGANAILGVSLAVAKAAAEALGQPLYKYLGGVNAKELPLPMMNILNGGAHADSAVDLQEFMIQPVGAKSFQEAMRMGAEIFHHLGKILKANGDSTNVGNEGGYAPSKIQGTEGALALISEAVKAAGYELGKDITFALDAASSEFCKEVNGKYEYHFKREGGVVRTTDEMIKWYEELISKYPIVSIEDGLGEDDWDGWVKLTKAIGDRVQIVGDDLFVTNTERLKKGIELGAGNSILIKLNQIGSLTETLDAIEMAKRAGYTAVVSHRSGETEDATIADVAVATNAGQIKTGSTSRTDRMAKYNQLLRIEEELGSVAQYNGRDVFYNIKK; encoded by the coding sequence ATGACAGGTATAGTAGAAGTAATAGGAAGAGAAATTTTAGACTCAAGAGGAAACCCTACAGTAGAAGTAGATGTAGTATTAGAATGTGGAGCAAGAGGAAGAGCTGCTGTTCCATCAGGAGCTTCAACAGGAAGCCATGAAGCAGTTGAGCTAAGAGATGAAGATAAATCAAGATATTTAGGAAAAGGAGTTTTAAAAGCTGTAAACAATGTAAATACAGAAATCAGAGAAGCTCTTTTAGGAATGGATGCTTTAAATCAAGTAGCTATAGATAAATTAATGATAGAATTAGATGGAACTCCTAACAAAGGAAGACTAGGAGCAAATGCTATTTTAGGTGTTTCTCTTGCAGTTGCTAAAGCTGCTGCTGAAGCTTTAGGACAACCTCTATATAAATACTTAGGTGGAGTAAATGCTAAAGAATTACCTTTACCTATGATGAATATCTTAAATGGTGGAGCACATGCTGACTCAGCTGTTGACTTACAAGAGTTTATGATACAACCAGTTGGAGCAAAATCTTTCCAAGAAGCTATGAGAATGGGAGCTGAAATTTTCCATCACTTAGGAAAAATCTTAAAAGCTAATGGAGATTCAACAAACGTTGGAAATGAAGGAGGATATGCACCTTCAAAAATCCAAGGAACTGAAGGAGCTTTAGCTTTAATCAGTGAAGCTGTTAAGGCTGCAGGATATGAATTAGGAAAAGATATTACTTTCGCTTTAGATGCTGCTTCAAGTGAATTCTGTAAAGAAGTAAATGGAAAATATGAATATCATTTCAAAAGAGAAGGTGGAGTTGTAAGAACTACTGATGAAATGATAAAATGGTATGAAGAATTAATAAGCAAATATCCTATCGTTTCAATAGAAGATGGATTAGGTGAAGATGACTGGGATGGTTGGGTAAAACTAACTAAGGCTATAGGAGATAGAGTACAAATAGTTGGAGATGACTTATTTGTAACTAACACTGAAAGATTGAAAAAAGGAATTGAATTAGGAGCAGGAAACTCTATCTTAATAAAATTAAATCAAATAGGATCATTAACTGAAACTTTAGATGCAATAGAAATGGCAAAAAGAGCAGGATATACTGCAGTTGTATCTCATAGATCAGGAGAAACAGAAGATGCTACAATAGCTGACGTTGCTGTTGCAACTAATGCAGGACAAATAAAAACTGGTTCAACTTCAAGAACTGATAGAATGGCTAAATATAACCAATTACTAAGAATTGAAGAAGAATTAGGATCTGTTGCACAATACAATGGAAGAGATGTTTTCTACAATATAAAAAAATAG
- a CDS encoding HutD/Ves family protein: MNKVIKKEDWKVSVWAGGTTNEIFIYPENSSYADRIFKARISVATTNNEEKSLFTKLPGVERYISKLTGDMKLQHTGHYDVEMEDYQIDRFKGDWETYSWGKFEDFNLMLKGIRGDLYYRQIRGRCRLHLEKGSTIVFLYVIDGKINVNGIDLETEDFYITDDNILDVFGNNPKIYYGFIKEWDQ; this comes from the coding sequence ATGAATAAGGTTATAAAGAAAGAGGATTGGAAGGTTTCTGTTTGGGCAGGAGGAACAACAAATGAGATTTTTATATACCCTGAAAATTCTAGCTATGCAGATAGAATTTTTAAAGCCAGAATAAGTGTTGCAACTACGAATAATGAAGAAAAATCTCTTTTCACAAAACTTCCTGGAGTAGAAAGATATATATCAAAACTAACTGGAGATATGAAACTTCAACATACAGGTCATTATGATGTTGAAATGGAAGATTATCAAATAGATAGATTTAAAGGAGACTGGGAAACTTATTCTTGGGGGAAATTTGAAGATTTTAACTTGATGTTAAAAGGAATAAGAGGAGATCTATACTATAGACAAATCAGAGGTAGATGTAGATTACATCTTGAAAAAGGTAGTACAATAGTATTTTTATATGTTATAGATGGAAAGATTAATGTCAACGGAATAGATTTGGAAACAGAAGATTTCTATATAACAGATGATAATATTTTAGATGTTTTTGGAAATAATCCAAAAATATATTATGGTTTCATTAAGGAATGGGATCAATAA
- a CDS encoding YaaA family protein, translating to MKIIFSPSKEMREENIFENKKIEFTESPFKDKTNILIDILKQKSIEEIESIMKLKADLLTKTYKDIQNYDKLKYIPAISMYYGVSFKELELEAYSEESLKYLKDRLFILSALYGLSKPFDLVKKYRLDMTISIVDKGLYNFWKKEINEYISKSLAKDEVLLNLASGEFSKLIDTKKINMINIDFKEEKDGTYKSVSTYSKKARGKFLNYLVKSQINSLEEIEKINLDGYTLNKDLSNSKNLIFTRKNF from the coding sequence ATGAAGATAATATTTTCTCCAAGTAAGGAAATGAGAGAAGAAAATATTTTTGAAAATAAAAAAATTGAATTTACTGAATCTCCATTTAAAGATAAAACTAATATTTTAATAGATATATTGAAACAAAAATCAATAGAAGAAATAGAAAGTATAATGAAATTAAAAGCTGACTTACTAACTAAAACATATAAAGATATACAAAATTATGATAAGTTAAAATATATTCCAGCTATTTCAATGTACTATGGAGTTTCATTTAAAGAATTAGAATTAGAAGCTTATTCTGAAGAATCTTTAAAATATTTGAAGGATAGGCTTTTTATTTTATCTGCACTTTATGGGCTATCGAAGCCTTTTGATTTAGTGAAAAAATATAGACTCGATATGACTATATCAATTGTTGATAAAGGTTTATATAATTTCTGGAAAAAGGAAATTAATGAATATATTTCAAAATCTCTTGCTAAAGATGAAGTTTTATTGAATTTAGCCTCAGGAGAGTTCTCAAAATTGATAGATACTAAAAAAATTAATATGATTAATATTGATTTTAAAGAAGAAAAAGATGGAACTTATAAATCTGTAAGCACCTATAGTAAGAAAGCTAGGGGAAAATTTTTAAATTATCTTGTAAAAAGTCAAATAAATAGTTTAGAAGAAATAGAAAAAATTAATTTAGATGGATATACACTTAATAAAGACTTATCAAATTCTAAAAATTTAATTTTTACTAGAAAAAATTTCTAA